ACCCGCAGGTGGTCCGCGTGCGTCAGGCCCGTGGTCTCCTGGTCGCCCGTGCGCAGGTTGAGCACCATGAGGCGCCGCGCCGCGGTGGCGTCCAGCGCCTGGCGCACCTCCGGCATGAGCAGGTGCGGCAGCACCGAGGTGTAGAGCGAGCCCGGGCCGAGCACCACCCAGTCGGCGAGCTCGATGGCGGCCAGCGCCTCGGGCGTGGCGGGCGCGTCGGACGGGCTCAGCCGCACGTCCGTCACCCGGCCCTCGAAGGCGGCGACCGCGAGGGCCACCTGCCCCTCGACGCGGCGGGTGCGCAGGCCGCCGTCGGGGCCCGCGCTGAGCACGTCCCCGCCGATGGTCAGCGGGACGCGGGAGACCGGGAGCACCTCGCCGTGGGCCCGCAGCAGGGCGCCGGCCCAGCGCAGCCCGTCCACGGGGTCCCCCAGCAGCTCCCACAACGCCACGATCAGCAGGTTGCCGAGCGCGTGGTTGTCCAGGGTCGCCTCCTCCGCGTCCACCTCGGTGGAACGGAAACGGTGCTGCATGACCTGGGCCCACGTGCGCCCCCAGTCCGTGTCGTCGCACAGGGCGGCCAGCGCCATGCGCAGGTCCCCGGGCGGCAGGACCGCCATCTCGCGGCGGATCGTGCCGGAGGAGCCGCCGTCGTCGGCCACGGTGACGATCGCGGTGAGGTGCCCCGCCACGTGCCTCAGGGCCGTGAGCGAGGCGGAGAGGCCGTGTCCGCCGCCCAGGGCGGTCACCCGGATGGCGGGGCGGGTCATGCCGCCGGCGGGGCCGCGCACGGCCGTTCCGACGCCGGGGGGCAGGGGCAGCTGCCCCGTCAGCGGGGAGGTCACTCGCGCCCCATGTCCCGGTGCTGGACCTGCACCGTCACGTGGGGCACCTGCGCCAGGCGCCGCGCCAGCTCCTCGGCCACCGCCACGGAGCGGTGCTTGCCGCCCGTGCAGCCGATCGCCAGGGTCGCGTAGTGCTTGTTCTCGCGGCGGTAGCCCTCGAAGACCGGGGCGAGCATGGCCGTGTAGGAGCGCAGGAAGTCCTCCACCCCCGGCCGGGTGAGGACGTAGTCCGAGACCTCGGCCTCCGTGCCCGTGTGGGGGCGCAGCGCCGGCACCCAGTGCGGGTTGGGGATGAAGCGCATGTCCGCCACGAAGTTCGCGTCCGCGGGGACGCCGTACTTGAAGCCGAAGCTCATGAGGGTCAGGCGCAGGGTCACCGGCCCGGAGTCGGAGAACAGCTCGGTGATCTCGGTGGCCAGGCCGTGCACGTTCAGCTCGGTGGTGTCCACCACGACGTCGGCGCGCGCCTTGAGCTCGGCGAGCACGTCGCGCTCGGCGCGGATCCCGTCCAGCAGGCTCGCGTTGCCCTGCAGCGGGTGGGGCCGCCGGCCGGCCTCGAAGCGGCGCACCAGCACGTGCTCGTCCGCCTCGAGGAACACCATGCGGTACTCCACCCCGTTGTTCTCCAGCTGCTGCAGCGCGGCGTGCAGCTCGGGGAAGTAGGCGCGGGAGCGCACGTCCACCACGATCGCCAGGCGCGGGAACGCCTCGGGCGAGCGGGCCACGAGGTCGGCGAGCGTGATGAACAGCGGCGGCGGCATGTTCTCCACCACGTACCAGCCGTGGTCCTCCAGGGCGTGGGCGGCCGTGGTGCGGCCGGCTCCGGACATGCCCGTGATCACGAGCACCTCGGACGTCGGCGGCTTCTCGGGCCGCAGGCTCTCCTCGCTCATGGCTCCACTGTATCCGGCTGCTCGGCGGGGGCCAGGGCGGCGTGGACGGTCTGCGCGAGCGTGGGGCCGATGCCCGCCACCTCCGTCAGGCGCTCCACGCCGGCGG
The sequence above is a segment of the Micrococcus endophyticus genome. Coding sequences within it:
- a CDS encoding uridine diphosphate-N-acetylglucosamine-binding protein YvcK; amino-acid sequence: MTSPLTGQLPLPPGVGTAVRGPAGGMTRPAIRVTALGGGHGLSASLTALRHVAGHLTAIVTVADDGGSSGTIRREMAVLPPGDLRMALAALCDDTDWGRTWAQVMQHRFRSTEVDAEEATLDNHALGNLLIVALWELLGDPVDGLRWAGALLRAHGEVLPVSRVPLTIGGDVLSAGPDGGLRTRRVEGQVALAVAAFEGRVTDVRLSPSDAPATPEALAAIELADWVVLGPGSLYTSVLPHLLMPEVRQALDATAARRLMVLNLRTGDQETTGLTHADHLRVLHSHAPDLRLDVVIADVDAVTDRAAVEAEAARMGARVAFSRVSSAQDPQVHDPLRLAVAIDEAMTD
- the rapZ gene encoding RNase adapter RapZ encodes the protein MSEESLRPEKPPTSEVLVITGMSGAGRTTAAHALEDHGWYVVENMPPPLFITLADLVARSPEAFPRLAIVVDVRSRAYFPELHAALQQLENNGVEYRMVFLEADEHVLVRRFEAGRRPHPLQGNASLLDGIRAERDVLAELKARADVVVDTTELNVHGLATEITELFSDSGPVTLRLTLMSFGFKYGVPADANFVADMRFIPNPHWVPALRPHTGTEAEVSDYVLTRPGVEDFLRSYTAMLAPVFEGYRRENKHYATLAIGCTGGKHRSVAVAEELARRLAQVPHVTVQVQHRDMGRE